TGCTCTTTCAGATTGTTGTATAGCAGTTATTGCGCAATATCCCTCTTGCTAAGCTTTCAACTCAACCACTCTTTTAGTCTAATGATAAATAGCATACTGTCATAAAATATCTAGAGTATGACAATGATTGAAGAACATGAGTGTGAGAGAATGATATATTTTCCAGGTTTTGCGTTCATTGGTTGATGCTCATTCATTCctctaagtttcttttttcctttgtgaACCTTGTGGTTGCAATTTTTCACCACATGTTCTAcattttttggttcaagtGTTTGCTTATCTCTAATCCTTTACCAATTACCACTTCTTTACTTTGTTGCTTTATTgatttctcaaatcttttcaATAGACTGCAAAGGGTGCAAAGATGTATAGTGCTGCAGTGGCTGCTACAACTGATGGCCGAGCAGAGGACAAAGTTAAGCTTCACACCCACTCGTATTGCTGTCTCGATTATGCACAGGCACGCTTCATGTccctacttttttttcttcagtttgcgtttttttgccttttttttctatcaaactACCTTATACTTTGTTAAACTTGcagttcttcttttttacaGATATGTGACGTTGTTCGTTTTAGACTGCATCGGATGAAAAAAAGGCTCAAAGATGAGCTAGAAGATAAGAATACTGTTCAGGAGTATGGCTGTCCTAACTGCCAAAGGAAGTAAAGCCCATTACTCTTTATGTGTTTATAAAATCTTTACATGGATGAGTTGTATTATGTTCACTAAAGTTGAATAGATTTTCATTTCTGATGTAGATATAATGCGCTGGATGCTCTGAGATTAATTTCTATGGTAGACGATTCTTTTCATTGTGAAAATTGCAATGGTGAACTTGTTGTGGAATGCAACAAGCTAACTTCCGAAGAAGTAGTTGATGGAGATGATAATGCAAGGAGACGGCGGCGggaaaacctaaaaaatatGCTTCAGAAATTGGAGGTATCTGTATACTGTTTTAGTGGTTCAATATGCTtgattgtgttttcttttattctggctttagttatataatttgtgCGTTGAGAGAATTTGAGTATGAAATGCAGGTTCAAATGAAACCTCTGATGGATCAGTTAAATAGAGTAAAAGACCTACCAATACCTGAATTTGGATCTTTTCTGGCATGGGAGGCCCGTGCAGCGATGGCTGCTCGCGAGAATGGTGATCTTAACCCTAATGATCCTTTGAGGTCACAGGGCGGGTATGGTTCAACACCAATGCCATTTCTCGGAGAGACAAAGGTGATCACTAGTTACACTTTTCAATGTATATAGAAGTTCAATGTTATAATGGAAGATGAGGCAGTGGTATTGTAATGAAATTTCCATTTGTTTGTCCAGTCAGTTCATGTTAAAGCTTTTTTCATTGCGCATATACATCTGCAAATTTTCCCTGCACTTTTCCTCCTTCATTGTggtttgttgatttcttaaaTCTTACATGGTTAGGTTGAGGTTAACCTAGGTGATGGAAACGAAGATGTTAAATCTAAAGGTGGAGACTCCAGTCTGAAAGTCTTGCCTCCATGGATGATCAAGGAAGGAATGAATCTGACCGAGGAACAAAGAGGAGAGATGAGACAGGAAGCAAAGGTTGATGGTGGGGCAGGAGCAGCAGCAAAACTTTCAGATGACAAGAAATCAGCCATTGGAAATGGAGATGAGAAGGATTTGAAGGCATGCTTTTGGGGACAAATCCTTTATATCTATTTAGACTCCCACAGTAGCTTCGTACTTCTGGATATGTTTCAAGAATCTTGATACAgtattttcattttgcttcAGGATGAGTATCTCAAAGCTTACTACGCCGAACTTATGAAGCAGCAAGAGCTTGCTGCAAGGCGAAATCAACAAGAATCCGCTGGTGAACCAACTTCTGGCATTCAGTCGGGTACTGTATACTCAGGTCGTCAGGTTAGTATGAAGGCCAAACGTGAAGAggatgaagacgaagatgaagaagaagtagaatgGGAAGAAAAGGCTCCTGTTACTGGTCAGTTTGAGTTTATTTACTTCATTTCCATTTCGCATACTCGTTGATCAAATGAAACGACACACTAGTTAGTTAGAATAAAAGGAACCTTGTTTAGTAGTATATATTGAAATCGCAGAGcttcaacaagaagaaacttgttaAGACATGCTCATAATTAAGTTAGATTACACAGGTCTGTCATGGTTATATGATGTAAAAAGATTATGATATGCTCGATTTGGTAACTTAACATTTTACGACTCTTGCAGCTAATGGAAACTATAAGGTGGACTTGAATGTGGAAGCAGAAGCTTCgggtggtgaagaagaagaagaggaagacgacGTCGATTGGGAAGAAGGCTGAAAAACAAATGGATCAACCATTGATCATAGAATGAAGTGGTCGATTGTGAATTCTCATGTACACTATAATGATTAATGACTTTTAGTATCTCACCATCTACACCAAAGGTTGATTTATCtgtgaaacaaaaatggttttatggttttggacAAAAGTCCAATTTACAAGGGTGTTACTGTTAAGTGTTGTTGTTTATAATTCTGTTGGGAAATATTTATGGCGATATTTGACATGTGGTTAAGTGTATTTTTGaattaatctctctttttgtaatttttgtttctttcgtAAATTAGATAAATCTGTTGAGAAATAGATTCACACGCATAACGTTCATTTGCTTCATCCagaaaaatattggaaaaactaattaattcagtattatttttgtaaataaaataaacaacaagCCAATCATAATTTAAGGTACTTTCCCAGTTCGACAAAatccaataaagaaaataatatttgtccCTTGCCCATTGGTTGTTGCATGGACCTAGCCGAGAAAGCCACGTCAGTGAAAGTCAACAACTTGACCCAAATACCCTCGGATACGCAACAAAATTACGATACCACCCACAGCACGACTTAGTCCTCAAGTCGTTAACATAAGAGACGGAGCAAAACTTTAGTTACAAATcgttcctcctcctcctcatcttcCTCACAGCTCTCGCTTCTGATCTCTTACTTGCACAGAAATCGAAAATTTTCTAAAGCTTTTGTTCTATTCTCTTCGTTTTCCTCTGGTAATTGAATCGTCGAATTTGAAACTTGATTTTCCCGTGTGtatttttttgatgatttgtgaTCGTTTCTAAAAATTATAGTTTGATCTTTTCATGATCCGTTGATGATTATGACGGCTAGGTAtatctcttttctcttttcttttttttttgattaggTTTTACAATTCTACAATTTTAGAAAGCTTGATTAGGTGATACTGAGTTTGTACTTTTCGGATCATTGCTCTTTTGTCTTCTGCACTTGTATGAGAGTGTGTCTCTCTCATCTATTTTCATATCACGGATTTTTTCTTCAGGGTTTTTAACATTAGGGTTTTCACAAGAGGCTTGTGATGTGGCTTTACTAgtttatatgataaattatttCCAGAGAATTTCTTGTATGCTAGTCTTCTTTGCatcaaaactaatattttgcttgttttttttttctgcagaGTTTATTAACTTTCACTGATGGGTTTCGGTTCTGTTTATCGATCTCTAACGGAAATATTTCCTCAGGTAAAAAactgatctcttatttgattACTCCAACTTTAGCAGTGAAATTGTGAAAGTATCCACCATGCTTGTGCTCAGAATGCATTTTgacaccattttttttatatattttttggctGAATCATCtgttcttttgtgttttcttaaagAATTTCTGTCTTTTGTAGTCTTATTGAAACCGCATTATATACAGTATTATGTTCCATTGCAGATTGATGCACGAATTTTGAGGGCTGTTGCAATAGAACACCCAAAGGATGCTGATGAAGCTGCTGCTGTGGTTCTTTCAGAGATTATTCCTTCCTTTTCCTCAAATTTGTTCCATAATTTTACTCAATCTTCGTACAAGTCATCTGGAAGCATTTCAGAGCGCGAAGGTACAACTTTATAGCCCTTGGAAAATAACCATTTTGTGAGCTGTTTGTTGCTCTGGCTTATACATTCACAGCTTGagtattcttatttttctattttctgaGAGCATGTGTTGAGAAAATGCTTGTTTAATATGCAGTAGAACATGGTTTGGAAGATGTTGCTTCTAGGTGCCGCCCTTTTCTTGGAGCTTCTGGCTCAAAGGCCagcacttcttcttcttcttcttcttcagaaactCTTCCCCTGGTTGTTACCCGTGACCACAATACCCGTGCTCTAAGTACTGATTTGGTCTCAAACATGAACGAGCTAACAACCTTGCAACCAAATGTTGATCCTGATGTTTGCCATAAAGACCTTGAAAGTGAGGAAATTCAATCAGTGAAAAAGGCTCGTGGAAAAGAGAATGGAAACTATGATTTATTTGGTAGGTGTTTTGATGTTACGAGCAATGCAAAAATTGGTTTGGATGTGCCAGAGGATGATATTGCCTCAgtcgtctctctcttttccctAGATAATGTTAAATTGGCTAGCAATTTTTGGGAAGATCTTGGTTTTGATATCACATGGAATCAAGCAGAAAATGCTGTATCGAAGCTGGTCGATTCAACTCCTGGGGATACTATGACAACTACACAGCAAGGTTCATGTTTTGAAGTTGGCCATGGGAGTACAAATCTTGTGGACGAGACTTCAAATCGTTCTTTGTTCTCTGAAAATGGTGATACTGAAATAGGTGATGCTTTTAGCACATCAACGCATGTATGCAGCGTTGATCAACTTGAAGATATTATTGAAGATGCCAAAAGTAATAAGGTATGACACATAATCTTAGCATTCTTTAAGCGTGtgaaaatattttgcttttgtttacGTACATTAAGTTGTGTCCACTGGTGCCGAGGTCCGAAAAGCTGGACCCAATGCTACAACTTCTAGTTACTTATCTGCATTTTAGTAGATTGGAAGGAACCCAATAttcttgtatttctttttgtgcAATGATATAGAAAAACTTGCTTACTGAGATGGAAACGGTTACAAATATAATGAGAGAAGTTGAACTAAAGGAGAAAGATGCAGAGAAGTCAAAGGAGGAAGCTGCTAGGGGAGGTTTAGATACTCTTCAAAAGGTTGAGGAGCTCAAGAAGATGCTGGAACATGCGAAGGAAGCAAATGACATGGTAACAAGATTGTTACCTGTAATGGGCTAATTCATTTTGCTTTAGgttcttgattttgtaattagaaCTAATTTACCATGATTTTGCAGCATGCTGGAGAAGTATATGGAGAGAAGTCAATTTTGGCCACTGAAGTAAAAGAGCTTGAAAACCGGTTGCTCAACTtatcagaagaaagaaacaaatctcttGCTATCCTTGATGAGGCATGTTTCTGTCTGCTGATTATGaagacttgtttttttttttcctcctgTTAAAACGAAACTGAGATGTCTACCTCTGTTTCACACTGTACAGAGATTTGTCtaattgtgtttctttgtaGATGCGAGGAAGTCTCGAAATAAGACTAGCAGCAGCACTGGAGTTGAAAAAGACTgctgagaaagaaaagaaagacaaagaagattcTGCACTTAAGGCACTTGCTGAGCAAGAAGCCAACATGGAGAAAGTGGTCCAAGAATCGAAGCTTCTACAGCAGGAGGCAGAGGAAAATTCCAAGGTACTATCACTGTAACAAACACTAGCGATGAGTTTCCTCTAAACTCAAAATTCTTCTCAAtctcatatctttttttcttcgtcttctcggCCTGCAGCTTCGAGATTTTCTTATGGATCGTGGTCAGATTGTTGATACCTTACAGTAAGTCCCATTCTCGTCCCACTAACCGTACATTGGTCCATTTTTTATAACAGCAATGAATCATTTAGCAAATTTTTTCTGCGGATATTCATAATGATCGGCCATATTAAATGGAATTTTTAACCTCTCTTGGTTCTTTGCGCAGAGGAGAAATTTCTGTGATCTGTCAAGATGTGAAGctgttgaaagaaaaatttgaaaaccgAGTGCCTTTAACCAAATCGATCTCCTCAAGCTTCACTAGTTCATGCGGATCATCTATGAAAAGCTTGGTGCTCGAGAACCCTTCTGAGCGATTGAATGGAGTGACTGAAAcctcaaacaacaacaagttcCCAGAAGCAGCAGCTTTCTTCatgaacaaagagaaagatgattGTAGAGATCTTCTTGAAGATGGATGGGACATCTTTGACAAGGAGACCGAACAAGTTGTTTGGTACTGAAGAATGAAGTTATTGTACATATAGGGTACTTAAATGCTAAAAATAAATGGATTGGTTTCCTACTCTTTTAGACCAAAACTTGGATTGGGATTTATATGTGGTTCTAGCTTTATTTAACTTATGGATTTTCTCAGTCTTTTTGTGGTTGTTTGACAAAGccaatgttttaagaaattttttagtAAAAGGGACGTTAAATGATCCATAAACCTGTTAGATTATTCTAATCTCTTCAAAAGATGGTTCAATGCATAATCAACAATAAACAAACGGAAATAAAGATCGTAGATAATTGTTTTAACATACATCTACTCTAAATCTTATTACCATGGAGCTACTCTAAATCTTATTATTACCATGGAGTCGAGACAGTTGTCTGAAACTCAAGCTCCTCATCTTTGATCTCTTGATCAATGGTTTCTGCACATGTCTTCATTTCACCAATCCTTTTGTCAGccgcttctttcttctccttggcAACCAATgcttgtctcttcttctcaataATTATGCGTTCAAAGTCAGCAAACTCTTCTTCAAACCTCTTCCTTTCGATCTCTTCAcattcaatcttcttctcaagaCATTTTCTTTCCTCCGCTTTCTTTGCTCGCTTATCTTGGAGGGGCAACACTTTGCTGATCCGTGACAATGGATCTGTAACGTTGAAACCGTGCTTCTCGAGCTCCGCCAAAGAACTACTGAGGCTACTTAGTTTGCTTGAGGAATCATCGAGCTGCAGATCTTTGACTTCCTTTAATAAACAATAGAAAGTCACCATCATACCAACCGCGGACCATTCGCGGATATCTTCTTTAGCCTTGAACAACGGGCTGAAATGAGGACTTTGTGGTAATGATTTGTACAATTCATCTGTTTCATAGCTTTTCCAAAACGGTAACTTCTTTGCAAAAGGAGAAATAGTTCGTGCACTCTTTGCTGGAGTTTCCTCTGCATCAGCAGCAAAACTGTTCACCACACTCAAGCTCTGATAATATGGTAGCTCAGTAGAGAGCGGctgatcatcaacatcatcattgTTGCAGATACTTTTACCTGTATTACTAATCTCAGACTCTGAACCATTACAAGTCCCATCAATTTCATCCATAACGGAAGAAGCTGAgttgtgtttttcttctctcttcctttttgtGCTCCCGTCTTTGCTATTCTCCTCCTCAGGCAACATCTGTTGAGTTGAATCATTTCTCAAGCAATTCTGATTCCGCATCGGCTCAAGTTTGTTTCCTTCAGCGTTGGCCTCTGTTTGTTTCAACGGTGTTACACATGAAACAGATTCTTCTGCTATGGTTATTACAGGAGGAGTAGTGTCATTCATCAGAGACCAATCCCCATCTTTTCCAACTTTCCAGTGGCAGCAACAGTTTCAGCTACAGAGAGTTCCTCGACATTTTCCTCAGGGTTAAAAGATATTCTCGCATGTTTTGTAGCCATTTTAGGAGTCATTGGCCTAGCACCAGAAGAAGAGCACATTGGCTTCTGTTTGATGGCGTTGGAAGGACTTTCCTTTACGGGTTTCTGCTGTGGTCCGTTATGCCAAACCCCATCTTCCCACACCTTAAAAGGCCTAAGATCCGAGTGTTTCACGACCAACTTATCCTTGGTAGCCTCTAAAGTAACCGTGTACTGTTTCTCAATGTGAACTCCCTTCACCACCCCTTGACGCCAACTCGAACCATGAAACACCTCTACACAATCACGCAAGTCATACTCTTCAACGAAAAAAAGAGGCGGTCTAGGCCTAACACAGCATGAATCAACCGTCATGTTTGGTTTTGCCTCATCAACACGGCAACTCAAGTGTTTATTGCATACCTTCACTATAAATTTCTTCTCACCACTCTCCTCAATCTCCTTAACTATCATTGCCGTAACCCAGGAAACTTCAACTTTATCTATTACACAACTTACTTCAACTAATGTCCCAGGGCTAAACATGGACTTACTCAGTTCCCTGACTTCTGGTTGGACCCATTCCGAACCCGTCCAGTCAAGATGTGCTCGCAAATGCTTTGTCTCGAACTGAATAATGTCTGGTGGACAATCGAAGAGAACCAAATAGCTGTCGTTCTCCATTTTATTTATCACAACGCCGGTTCTCCATCTGTGTTTGTAATCAGCATCAACCATCGTTCCTTCCTCAAAAACGACGCCGTTGTAAAGGTTTTCCGGCGGAACCGGTCTTATGAACCTCTGTTCGACCGTTGGAGGAGACGAAGAACCTTCTTTGTTGAGCGACTTCGTCATGTAACTAAATCGTAGCTTTTTGCTTTCCGATGTCGGATTCGTTGGGGTTTCCTCCAGAATTGCTCTGTACCAAGCGTTTCTAAACCCATCTTCTTCAGAGAAGATCTCTACTTCACAATCTTTGAAAATCGCCATTGACAGAAACTAACAATGTTTAGgctccaaaaacaaaaccctaaaaacaaaagtagtaAAAATCCACTCTTGAAGTGACACCTTAAAACGGCAATATCCACTCTTGAAGTGAAAACAGCTCAGCTCACTTCTGTCTTGAACtttcaaaactgaaaagtACTTTTGTCGtatctttcaaaattattgGGCCTATGGGCTCGGCCCAGATAAGATCACTCCTTTTCAACCCCCACATGCACCTTACGCGCGTGTCTATGTTACAATCGCTAAAAACCGTTTTGTAGGCGCGTGAGGTGAAGGTGGAGAGTTCgtgaaggaagaagacaaaacatttcagtttcacccaaaaaaaatcaaatcataaactCATGGACACATACACTCACTCGATCATCAGATGGGTAGTGTTAGATATCTCTGTTTCAATCATTGTGAAATTCTCTGTTTCCAAGTTTGGTTTTTTGCTTCAATGGCGGTGATGATGCTTATGCGACAGTAAGCTCGACTTTTTTGACGACGTTTGTCTCTTCTTTACGCTTTCTtgtgttccttttttttttcaattatttcttAGTGTTCCGATGAATCATGATCCCGAGACgtcttgttcttgttgattCTACTACACtatctttcttaatttctgGAAATTTGAAATGCCGATGGTAGGAAAACTTTGCTAAGTGggttctgttttgattttagcTTTGAGATGGGAATTTAGCTTATTCAACGAGTTGTTTATTGGATATAGTTTCCCTTGCGAAATTCtgctttggtttctgttttctttcgtTCAATCTTAATAAAGAGCTTTGGGGTTTGATCTGTGTTCTTAACAGGGATATTCATAACCTGGATTAAAGTTTTTGGTGCTTTGTTTAAACAATGGCTGCGTGGTCACCATCAGTTGGGATAGGATCTTGTTGTCTCAATAATGGCATCACTAGAACATGGAAGTTTCCTTCTGCAAGGCTTTTTACTGGTAGGAAGAACAAGATTAAACTTGGATCCGAGACACTAATGTTTACACGAAAACGTTTCATGGGTGATTTGGTTACAAGCGCGTTGCAAAGTTATCAGTTTAGTAAGATATGTGCTTCAAAGACTTCCATCGAGCTGAGAGAGGCATTGTCTAGTAGAAGAGCTGAGGCTGATGACCTGAAGAAGGTAACATCATATTCATTCAGGACAAAAGCAGGTGCTCTGGTTAAAGTCAAAgttgaaaagaagagagaaaagtacAGCATTTTGGTTTATGTCTCATCTTTGGAACTTAGTGGTGATGACAAGAGTAGGCTGGTGATGGTTTGGGGTGTCTACAGGTCTGATTCTTCGTGTTTTTTGCCTCTGGATTTCGAAAACTCTTCCCAAGACTCACAAACCCACACAACAGAAACTACATTTGTGAAAAGCTCCTTGTCTGAGTTAATGCTAGGGCTAGAATTTGATGGGAAAGAATCTCCTTTCTACTTATCATTTCACCTGAAGTTAGTGTCAGGTAGAGATCCGGACGGTCAAGAAATGCTGACTCACAGGGACACTGACTTCTGTATCCCGGTTGGTTTTACTGCTGGTCATCCATTGCCGCTAGGCCTTTCTTCCGGGCCAGATGATGATTCTTGGAATTTTTCGTTCTTTTCAAGAAGCTCAACGAACGTGGTTTTATGCTTGTATGATGATAGCACAACAGATAAACCTGCTTTAGAACTTGATCTTGATCCTTATGTCAACCGAACAGGTGATGTTTGGCATGCTTCAGTTGACAATACATGGGATTTTGTGAGATATGGCTACCGTTGCAAGGAGACAGCTCACTCTAAAGAAGATGTCGATGTTGAAGGTGAGCCAATTGTCTTGGATCCATATGCCACAGTCGTTGGTAAATCTGTCTCTCAGAAATATCTTGGAAGTTTATCTAAGAGTCCTTCTTTTGATTGGGGAGAAGATGTGTCTCCGAACATACCTCTGGAGAAACTTCTTGTTTACCGGTTGAATGTGAAGGGTTTTACACAACACAGATCCAGCAAGTTGCCTAGTAACGTAGCAGGGACATTTTCTGGTGTAGCTGAGAAAGTTAGCCATTTGAAAACCCTTGGAACCAACGCTGTTCTTTTGGAGCCAATATTCTCATTCTCCGAGCAAAAAGGTCCTTATTTtccatttcatttcttttcacCAATGGACATATATGGACCTTCCAATAGCCTTGAATCCGCAGTTAACTCAATGAAAGTGATGGTGAAGAAATTGCACAGTGAGGGAATAGAGGTACTTTTGGAAGTAGTTTTTACACATACTGCTGATTCTGGAGCTCTTCGTGGAATTGATGACAGTTCCTATTACTACAAGGGAAGAGCCAATGATCTAGATTCTAAAAGTTACTTGAACTGTAACTATCCTGTTGTTCAGCAGTTGGTATTGGAGAGCTTGCGTTATTGGGTAACCGAGTTTCATGTAgatggattttgttttataaatgcTTCATCTCTCTTGAGAGGCGTTCACGGTGAACAGCTCTCTCGTCCTCCTTTGGTTGAAGCAATAGCTTTTGATCCACTTCTTGCGGAGACCAAACTAATAGCTGATTGCTGGGATCCACTTGAAATGATGCCAAAAGAAGTACGGTTCCCACATTGGAAGCGATGGGCAGAACTCAACACAAGATATTGTCGAAatgtaagaaattttttaaggGGAAGAGGCGTTCTTAGTGATCTGGCTACAAGAATTTGTGGAAGTGGTGACGTATTTACCGATGGAAGAGGTCCGGCCTTCTCCTTCAACTACATTTCAAGAAACTCAGGACTCTCGCTTGTTGACATAGTCAGTTTCAGTGGCCCTGAGCTAGCTTCAGAGCTAAGTTGGAATTGTGGGGAAGAAGGAGCAACGAATAAATCAGCTGTTCTTCAAAGAAGGCTAAAACAAATCCGCAATTTCTTGTTTATACAGTACATATCACTTGGAGTTCCAGTGCTTAATATGGGAGATGAATGTGGAATCTCGACAAGGGGCTCGCCTTTGTTGGAATCACGGAAACCTTTTGATTGGAACTTGCTAGCTTCGGCTTTCGGTACACAGATCACGCAATTTATCTCCTTCATGACTTCAgtaagagcaagaagaagtgATGTGTTTCAAAGGAGAGACTTTTTGAAACCTGAAAATATTGTTTGGTATGCAAATGACCAAACAACTCCAAAGTGGGAAGATCCTGCTTCTAAGTTTTTGGCATTGG
This sequence is a window from Arabidopsis thaliana chromosome 1 sequence. Protein-coding genes within it:
- the DBE1 gene encoding debranching enzyme 1 (debranching enzyme 1 (DBE1); FUNCTIONS IN: isoamylase activity, alpha-amylase activity; INVOLVED IN: carbohydrate metabolic process, amylopectin biosynthetic process; LOCATED IN: chloroplast; EXPRESSED IN: 22 plant structures; EXPRESSED DURING: 13 growth stages; CONTAINS InterPro DOMAIN/s: Glycoside hydrolase, family 13, N-terminal (InterPro:IPR004193), Immunoglobulin E-set (InterPro:IPR014756), Glycoside hydrolase, catalytic core (InterPro:IPR017853), Glycoside hydrolase, subgroup, catalytic core (InterPro:IPR013781), Glycosyl hydrolase, family 13, catalytic domain (InterPro:IPR006047); BEST Arabidopsis thaliana protein match is: isoamylase 3 (TAIR:AT4G09020.1); Has 35333 Blast hits to 34131 proteins in 2444 species: Archae - 798; Bacteria - 22429; Metazoa - 974; Fungi - 991; Plants - 531; Viruses - 0; Other Eukaryotes - 9610 (source: NCBI BLink).), whose protein sequence is MAAWSPSVGIGSCCLNNGITRTWKFPSARLFTGRKNKIKLGSETLMFTRKRFMGDLVTSALQSYQFSKICASKTSIELREALSSRRAEADDLKKVTSYSFRTKAGALVKVKVEKKREKYSILVYVSSLELSGDDKSRLVMVWGVYRSDSSCFLPLDFENSSQDSQTHTTETTFVKSSLSELMLGLEFDGKESPFYLSFHLKLVSGRDPDGQEMLTHRDTDFCIPVGFTAGHPLPLGLSSGPDDDSWNFSFFSRSSTNVVLCLYDDSTTDKPALELDLDPYVNRTGDVWHASVDNTWDFVRYGYRCKETAHSKEDVDVEGEPIVLDPYATVVGKSVSQKYLGSLSKSPSFDWGEDVSPNIPLEKLLVYRLNVKGFTQHRSSKLPSNVAGTFSGVAEKVSHLKTLGTNAVLLEPIFSFSEQKGPYFPFHFFSPMDIYGPSNSLESAVNSMKVMVKKLHSEGIEVLLEVVFTHTADSGALRGIDDSSYYYKGRANDLDSKSYLNCNYPVVQQLVLESLRYWVTEFHVDGFCFINASSLLRGVHGEQLSRPPLVEAIAFDPLLAETKLIADCWDPLEMMPKEVRFPHWKRWAELNTRYCRNVRNFLRGRGVLSDLATRICGSGDVFTDGRGPAFSFNYISRNSGLSLVDIVSFSGPELASELSWNCGEEGATNKSAVLQRRLKQIRNFLFIQYISLGVPVLNMGDECGISTRGSPLLESRKPFDWNLLASAFGTQITQFISFMTSVRARRSDVFQRRDFLKPENIVWYANDQTTPKWEDPASKFLALEIKSESEEEETASLAEPNEPKSNDLFIGFNASDHPESVVLPSLPDGSKWRRLVDTALPFPGFFSVEGETVVAEEPLQQLVVYEMKPYSCTLFETINTTA